A region from the Falco cherrug isolate bFalChe1 chromosome 17, bFalChe1.pri, whole genome shotgun sequence genome encodes:
- the ST3GAL4 gene encoding CMP-N-acetylneuraminate-beta-galactosamide-alpha-2,3-sialyltransferase 4 isoform X10: protein MPVRCFLSPIINIWPGYCMPRIPWAKETALPSGSRDESSGPRLMPLLLIKMLNKSRGKILGVLALFLVMVWYSIYREDRYTQLFYFPVQENKTTCPLGEVEKKASQLIGNYTRDHPLFLQLKDYFWVKTPSLYELPYGTKGSEDVLLRLLSITHYSLPESIQSLKCRRCAVVGNGHRLRNSSMGETINTYDVVIRLNNAPVHGYEQDVGSKTTMRLFYPESAHFNPKTENNPDTLLVLVPFKPMDFQWMEAILNDKKRVRKGFWKQPPLIWDANPEQVRILNPYYMEVTAAKLLNLPMKQPRKVKQKPTTGLLAITLALHFCDLVHIAGFGYPDSANKKQTIHYYEQITLKSMAASEHNVSHEAVAIKRMLELGLVKNLTYF from the exons ATGCCAGTGAGGTGTTTTTTGTCCCCTATCATAAATATTTGGCCAGGTTATTGTATGCCTAGGATACCATGGGCTAAGGAAACAGCACTAC CCAGCGGCAGCCGCGATGAGAGCTCCGGCCCTCGCCTGATGCCTCTCCTGCTGATAAAAATGCTCAACAAGTCTC GAGGGAAGATACTCGGGGTGCTGGCGCTGTTTCTGGTGATGGTTTGGTACTCGATCTACCGGGAAGACAGGTACACACAGCT cttttatttccccgtgcaagaaaacaaaacgaCTTGTCCCCTCGGGGAGGTGGAAAAGAAAGCGTCGCAGCTCATTGGGAA CTACACGAGGGACCACCCGCTCTTCTTGCAGCTGAAGGATTACTTCTGGGTGAAGACGCCGTCGCTCTACGAGCTGCCCTACGGCACAAAGGGGAGCG AAGACGTCCTCCTGCGCTTGCTGTCTATCACCCACTACTCCCTGCCCGAGAGCATCCAGAG CCTGAAGTGCCGGAGGTGCGCGGTGGTGGGCAACGGCCACCGGCTCCGCAACAGCTCCATGGGGGAGACCATCAACACGTACGATGTTGTGATCAG GTTGAACAACGCCCCGGTCCACGGTTATGAGCAGGACGTGGGTTCCAAGACCACCATGCGCCTCTTCTACCCGGAGTCGGCCCACTTCAACCCCAAGACGGAGAACAACCCCGACAccttgctggtgctggtgccctTCAAGCCCATGGACTTCCAGTGGATGGAGGCCATCCTCAACGACAAGAAGAGG GTTCGGAAAGGGTTTTGGAAGCAGCCCCCATTGATCTGGGATGCTAACCCGGAGCAAGTGCGCATCCTCAACCCTTACTACATGGAAGTAACTGCTGCTAAACTGCTCAACCTCCCCATGAAGCAACCACGGAAGGTCAAACAG AAGCCCACAACGGGGTTGCTGGCCATCACCTTGGCGCTGCACTTCTGTGACCTGGTGCACATCGCGGGCTTTGGCTACCCCGACTCGGCCAACAAGAAGCAGACCATTCACTACTACGAACAGATCACGCTCAAGTCCATGGCG GCGTCGGAGCACAACGTCTCACACGAGGCAGTGGCCATCAAGCGGATGCTGGAGCTGGGTCTCGTCAAGAACCTCACCTACTTCTGA
- the ST3GAL4 gene encoding CMP-N-acetylneuraminate-beta-galactosamide-alpha-2,3-sialyltransferase 4 isoform X1 — MLRVVLGWHGLRLLSRMCFAVCPRPPSCSASITGRRCSRLVRLRRATDRCRTGTSEPLGRGREDGLADPAELLPALPGPRGQTEQEVLEEEKSRPVFPAGICVSIKLVASPFPGAGMVELKALEVPQVTSGSRDESSGPRLMPLLLIKMLNKSRGKILGVLALFLVMVWYSIYREDRYTQLFYFPVQENKTTCPLGEVEKKASQLIGNYTRDHPLFLQLKDYFWVKTPSLYELPYGTKGSEDVLLRLLSITHYSLPESIQSLKCRRCAVVGNGHRLRNSSMGETINTYDVVIRLNNAPVHGYEQDVGSKTTMRLFYPESAHFNPKTENNPDTLLVLVPFKPMDFQWMEAILNDKKRVRKGFWKQPPLIWDANPEQVRILNPYYMEVTAAKLLNLPMKQPRKVKQKPTTGLLAITLALHFCDLVHIAGFGYPDSANKKQTIHYYEQITLKSMAASEHNVSHEAVAIKRMLELGLVKNLTYF, encoded by the exons ATGCTCAGGGTGGTTttgggctggcacgggctgcggcTCCTCTCCAGGATGTGTTTCGCTGTATGCCCGAGGCCACCAAGCTGCAGCGCCAGCATCACCGGCAGACGCTGCTCCCGGCTGGTCCGGCTCCGCCGTGCCACAGATCGGTGCAGGACGGGGACCAGTGAGCCGCTGGGAAG GGGAAGAGAGGACGGCCTCGCGGATCCCGCcgagctcctgcctgctctgcctggacCGAGAGGACAGACC GAGCAGGAggttttggaggaagaaaaaagtcgTCCCGTTTTCCCGGCCGGCATTTGTGTGAGCATTAAGCTTGTGGCATCCCCCTTTCCTGGGGCTGGGATGGTTGAGTTGAAGGCGTTGGAGGTTCCCCAA GTGACCAGCGGCAGCCGCGATGAGAGCTCCGGCCCTCGCCTGATGCCTCTCCTGCTGATAAAAATGCTCAACAAGTCTC GAGGGAAGATACTCGGGGTGCTGGCGCTGTTTCTGGTGATGGTTTGGTACTCGATCTACCGGGAAGACAGGTACACACAGCT cttttatttccccgtgcaagaaaacaaaacgaCTTGTCCCCTCGGGGAGGTGGAAAAGAAAGCGTCGCAGCTCATTGGGAA CTACACGAGGGACCACCCGCTCTTCTTGCAGCTGAAGGATTACTTCTGGGTGAAGACGCCGTCGCTCTACGAGCTGCCCTACGGCACAAAGGGGAGCG AAGACGTCCTCCTGCGCTTGCTGTCTATCACCCACTACTCCCTGCCCGAGAGCATCCAGAG CCTGAAGTGCCGGAGGTGCGCGGTGGTGGGCAACGGCCACCGGCTCCGCAACAGCTCCATGGGGGAGACCATCAACACGTACGATGTTGTGATCAG GTTGAACAACGCCCCGGTCCACGGTTATGAGCAGGACGTGGGTTCCAAGACCACCATGCGCCTCTTCTACCCGGAGTCGGCCCACTTCAACCCCAAGACGGAGAACAACCCCGACAccttgctggtgctggtgccctTCAAGCCCATGGACTTCCAGTGGATGGAGGCCATCCTCAACGACAAGAAGAGG GTTCGGAAAGGGTTTTGGAAGCAGCCCCCATTGATCTGGGATGCTAACCCGGAGCAAGTGCGCATCCTCAACCCTTACTACATGGAAGTAACTGCTGCTAAACTGCTCAACCTCCCCATGAAGCAACCACGGAAGGTCAAACAG AAGCCCACAACGGGGTTGCTGGCCATCACCTTGGCGCTGCACTTCTGTGACCTGGTGCACATCGCGGGCTTTGGCTACCCCGACTCGGCCAACAAGAAGCAGACCATTCACTACTACGAACAGATCACGCTCAAGTCCATGGCG GCGTCGGAGCACAACGTCTCACACGAGGCAGTGGCCATCAAGCGGATGCTGGAGCTGGGTCTCGTCAAGAACCTCACCTACTTCTGA